From a single Lolium rigidum isolate FL_2022 chromosome 7, APGP_CSIRO_Lrig_0.1, whole genome shotgun sequence genomic region:
- the LOC124679122 gene encoding probable BOI-related E3 ubiquitin-protein ligase 2 isoform X2, translated as MAVQAQHVSRAFHHHLHSYRALEDGATGASLFLDERGGCAPAMAGNGNAMPSNVPRSDLTCNDNNHNYAFVPRKRARVVAAAAPGLMDEQPHGVRTAAAAQVFVPIGDMASRPMGSGVASTSGMIGIGHADGLSQGVLYNQGMEIDALVRVETERMRAGLDEAWRRHVRALVAAAERAAAVRLRAAEATLEVARCRNAEMEERLRQIDAEGQAWIGVAQSHEAVAAGLRATLDQLLQSRCAAGEGDAEDVQSCCFETPACGNAGADDAASIASAAACRSCGQGGACVLVLPCRHLSLCRACDASVDTCPVCAATKNASLHVLLC; from the exons ATGGCCGTGCAGGCGCAGCATGTCTCCCGtgccttccaccaccacctccactccTACAG GGCTCTGGAGGACGGGGCGACGGGTGCCTCTCTGTTCCTGGACGAGCGCGGCGGGTgcgcgccggcgatggccgggaaTGGCAACGCGATGCCGAGCAACGTCCCCAGAAGCGATCTCACCTGCAACGACAACAACCACAACTACGCTTTCGTGCCGAGGAAGCGGGCgcgcgtggtggcggcggcggcgcctggtTTGATGGACGAGCAACCGCACGGCGTTAGAACGGCTGCGGCGGCGCAGGTGTTTGTGCCCATTGGCGATATGGCGAGCAGGCCGATGGGTTCCGGAGTCGCGTCAACCAGCGGGATGATTGGCATTGGCCATGCCGACGGATTGTCCCAGGGCGTCCTGTACAACCAGGGAATGGAGATCGACGCGCTCGTGCGAGTCGAG ACCGAGCGGATGCGCGCGGGACTggacgaggcgtggcggcggcaCGTCCGGGCGCTGGTGGCTGCGGCCGAGCGTGCCGCGGCGGTGCGGCTGCGAGCCGCGGAGGCTACGCTGGAGGTCGCGCGCTGCCGCAACGCGGAGATGGAGGAGAGGCTGcgccagatcgacgcggagggCCAGGCCTGGATAGGCGTCGCGCAGAGCCacgaggccgtcgccgccgggcTCCGCGCCACCCTCGACCAGCTCCTCCAATCCCGTTGCGCCGCCGGGGAGGGCGACGCCGAGGACGTGCAGTCGTGCTGCTTCGAGACCCCCGCGTGCGGCAACGCCGGCGCCGACGACGCGGCGTCGATAGCATCGGCGGCGGCGTGCAGGTCCTGCGGTCAGGGTGGGGCGTGCGTGCTGGTGTTGCCGTGCCGTCACCTGAGCCTGTGCCGCGCGTGCGACGCCAGCGTGGACACGTGCCCAGTGTGCGCGGCCACCAAGAACGCCTCGCTACATGTCCTGCTCTGCTGA
- the LOC124679122 gene encoding probable BOI-related E3 ubiquitin-protein ligase 3 isoform X1: MAVQAQHVSRAFHHHLHSYRSARLRISVSRYPLKRAMSQSYASCRALEDGATGASLFLDERGGCAPAMAGNGNAMPSNVPRSDLTCNDNNHNYAFVPRKRARVVAAAAPGLMDEQPHGVRTAAAAQVFVPIGDMASRPMGSGVASTSGMIGIGHADGLSQGVLYNQGMEIDALVRVETERMRAGLDEAWRRHVRALVAAAERAAAVRLRAAEATLEVARCRNAEMEERLRQIDAEGQAWIGVAQSHEAVAAGLRATLDQLLQSRCAAGEGDAEDVQSCCFETPACGNAGADDAASIASAAACRSCGQGGACVLVLPCRHLSLCRACDASVDTCPVCAATKNASLHVLLC; this comes from the exons ATGGCCGTGCAGGCGCAGCATGTCTCCCGtgccttccaccaccacctccactccTACAGGTCTGCGCGCCTTCGGATTTCTGTATCTCGGTATCCGTTAAAGAGGGCGATGTCTCAATCCTATGCGTCTTGCAGGGCTCTGGAGGACGGGGCGACGGGTGCCTCTCTGTTCCTGGACGAGCGCGGCGGGTgcgcgccggcgatggccgggaaTGGCAACGCGATGCCGAGCAACGTCCCCAGAAGCGATCTCACCTGCAACGACAACAACCACAACTACGCTTTCGTGCCGAGGAAGCGGGCgcgcgtggtggcggcggcggcgcctggtTTGATGGACGAGCAACCGCACGGCGTTAGAACGGCTGCGGCGGCGCAGGTGTTTGTGCCCATTGGCGATATGGCGAGCAGGCCGATGGGTTCCGGAGTCGCGTCAACCAGCGGGATGATTGGCATTGGCCATGCCGACGGATTGTCCCAGGGCGTCCTGTACAACCAGGGAATGGAGATCGACGCGCTCGTGCGAGTCGAG ACCGAGCGGATGCGCGCGGGACTggacgaggcgtggcggcggcaCGTCCGGGCGCTGGTGGCTGCGGCCGAGCGTGCCGCGGCGGTGCGGCTGCGAGCCGCGGAGGCTACGCTGGAGGTCGCGCGCTGCCGCAACGCGGAGATGGAGGAGAGGCTGcgccagatcgacgcggagggCCAGGCCTGGATAGGCGTCGCGCAGAGCCacgaggccgtcgccgccgggcTCCGCGCCACCCTCGACCAGCTCCTCCAATCCCGTTGCGCCGCCGGGGAGGGCGACGCCGAGGACGTGCAGTCGTGCTGCTTCGAGACCCCCGCGTGCGGCAACGCCGGCGCCGACGACGCGGCGTCGATAGCATCGGCGGCGGCGTGCAGGTCCTGCGGTCAGGGTGGGGCGTGCGTGCTGGTGTTGCCGTGCCGTCACCTGAGCCTGTGCCGCGCGTGCGACGCCAGCGTGGACACGTGCCCAGTGTGCGCGGCCACCAAGAACGCCTCGCTACATGTCCTGCTCTGCTGA